Sequence from the Janthinobacterium lividum genome:
TTTCCACTTCCCCACGCACAGCGTCTTCCAGGGCTGCAATCTGCAATTCGGCCCCGGCATCAACTGGCTGCGCGGCGCGAACGGGGCCGGCAAGACGACCTTGCTGAAGCTGGCAGGCGGCGCCCTGCTGCCCGCGCGCGGCGCCATCCGCCTGAATGACGTCGACAGCGTCGCCATGCCGCTGGCCTACCGCGCCCTGGCCTTCTATTGCGGCGGCGACCTACCCGCCCTGCCCTGGCTGCAAGTGCACGAATTTCTCGACCTGCACCTGGCCCTGTATCCGGGCAGCGACCAGTCCCTGCTGAACGACGAGCTGAGCGCGTTTGCCATGACGTCGACCTTGCAGCAAAGCATCAACGCCCTGTCCCTGGGCCAGCATAAAAAACTGCAACTGGCGCTGGCCCTGGCCTTGCCCGTGCGCCTGCTGCTGATCGATGAACCGTTCAACGGCCTCGATGCGGCGGCCATGCTGTACCTGCGCGCTCGCCTGGCCGATCCCGCCCGCCTGGCGCGCCAGTGCATCGTGCTGACCAGCCACCTGGCGCCGGATGTGCCGCTGGCGGCCACGGTGGAAATATAGACAGGAAATACAGCTTTGCAGATCGACCAAGGACAGCTTACGATGCCGTGTTGCAAAATCCGGCGATCCCGGTGCAGCCATTACCCATAACACGGCGCGCTTATTCACCGCGCCAGGCTTATTCTTGGAGATTACTATGTTGAACACCCACCGCAGCGCCCTGGCGATTTTGTGCGCCGCCTTCGCCGCCTCGGCCATCGCGGCCGGTCCGACAGGCACGGCCGCCGACTATGGCAGCAGCGCCCCGCACGCCGCCGCCCAACGCAGCATCGACCTGCAGCCCGACACGCGCCACATCAATGTCACGCACGGCGAAACCGTCACCATCGCGCGCGCCGGCCAGCGTTTTACGTGGCACGTGCAAACCTTCAGCAACAAGACCGTCTTCGCCCTGGCCGAGATCGCGCCGAAGGACATGCCCGTCGATGGGATTCAAGTGTATGTGGCCGGCAACCCGCTGTACGCGGGCAGCTAAGTTTCTTCTATGCATAAAAAAACCGGAACCACCTTGCGGCAGTTCCGGTTTTTCTTGATACGGCTAATAGTTACGCCGTCAGTGCTTCCTTGGCTGCGGACTCTTCGACCACTTCCTCGTCATCCGAGCGGATCAGGTGGTCAAAGGCGGACAAAGCTGCCTTGGCGCCTTCGCCGGTGGCGATGATGATCTGCTTGTACGGCACCGTGGTGACGTCGCCGGCCGCAAACACGCCGGGGATCGAAGTCTGGCCGCGTGCATCGACTTCGATTTCGCCGTGGCGCGATAACGCTACCGTGCCCTTCAGCCATTCCGTGTTCGGCACCAGGCCGATTTGCACGAAGACGCCTTCCAGTTCGACCTTTTTCGACTCGCCGCTGACCCGGTCCGTGTAGCTCAGGCCATTGACGATCTTGCCGTCGCCGTGGATTTCGGTCGTTTGCGCCGACGTGATCACGGTCACGTTAGGCAAGCTG
This genomic interval carries:
- a CDS encoding CzcE family metal-binding protein, which translates into the protein MLNTHRSALAILCAAFAASAIAAGPTGTAADYGSSAPHAAAQRSIDLQPDTRHINVTHGETVTIARAGQRFTWHVQTFSNKTVFALAEIAPKDMPVDGIQVYVAGNPLYAGS
- a CDS encoding ATP-binding cassette domain-containing protein, yielding MELNLSSPTLQIEHLDFHFPTHSVFQGCNLQFGPGINWLRGANGAGKTTLLKLAGGALLPARGAIRLNDVDSVAMPLAYRALAFYCGGDLPALPWLQVHEFLDLHLALYPGSDQSLLNDELSAFAMTSTLQQSINALSLGQHKKLQLALALALPVRLLLIDEPFNGLDAAAMLYLRARLADPARLARQCIVLTSHLAPDVPLAATVEI